The sequence ATAGCCGAAGCATAATCCCGATAAACCGCCGCAATGTCGGCTGGATTAAAATTATCGCGGATGACGCCCTTGGAGGGGGATGCCTTTTTACACTCCAGGATAAACACGCTCTTATTGCTTTGCAGTGCTTGATAAAAGTCGCGCTGGCTCGGGGTAATTTCGTGTTGAAAACGGGCCAGCGGCTGTTGCACTTTCCGCGCGGCAACCCAGACTTCCTTATCGCGCACTATGCTGTGAAGTACGGTTTCCTGCATCATCTATCTCCTTGCTGCCAGAGCAGTAACACGATCAAATGCCTGACCGCTGTGAATCATTTCCAATGCTTGCTGCGCGTTATGACGCAAATTTTCCTGGCCATGTAATTTCAGCAATAACGCCACGTTAGCGGCGACGGCTGCGGCCTGTGCCGCTTCGCCTTTACCTTGTAACAAGCGTGCTAAAATGTCACGGTTTTCTTCCGGCGCGCCACCTTGTAGCGCACTTAGTGGGTAGCGGCCCAGACCAAAATCTTCTGGCGCTACCTCATAACTTTCGATATTGCCGTTATTCAGCTCTGCGACCTGTGTTGGAGCATGGATCGCCACTTCATCCATCCCTCCACCATGCACCACTGCGGCACGTTGATAGCCCAGCACTTTGAGTGTCTGTGCGATGGGCAACACCAACTCAGGGCTGTAGACACCAATCAGCGCCAGTGGCGGACGGGCCGGGTTTATCAATGGCCCCAGCACATTAAACAGGGTGCGGGTTTTCAACTGTTGGCGCACTGGCATCGCATGACGAAAACCGCTGTGATACTGCGGCGCAAACAGGAAACAGACCCCTAACTCATCCAAGGCGAGTCGTGACTGCTCGGCGCTCATATCCAGACGAATACCAAAGGCGGCCAGTAAATCGGATGAGCCAGAGCGGCTGGAGACACTGCGGTTGCCGTGTTTCGCCACTTTTACCCCACAACTGGCGGCCACAAAGGCGCTGGCGGTGGAGATATTAATGCTGTTGGTGCCATCGCCGCCGGTGCCGACGATATCCGCGAACAGGTAGTCAGGGCGCGGGAAGGGTTGTGCATCCGCTAACAGCGCTTGTGCCGCACCGGCGATTTCATCCGGTGTTTCACCCCGCACTTTCATGCTGATCAAGGCTGCCGCCAGTTGGCTGGCTTCCAGTTCACCGCGCACGATAGCGGCAAACAGCTGTTGGCTCTGTTGCTGGCTCAATGACTCGGCGCGGAATAATTTTTCTAATAATATTTGCATCATAAATTCCTTAAATATTCTATCCCCAAAGCACCTGGCGTGCTGCTAACGCCGCGGTGGCTTCAAATCCGCAGGGGATAAGACCCAGGCCAGTGTCTGTTCCAACAAACGAGCGCCCTGAGTGGTTAAAATCGATTCCGGATGGAATTGATAGCCACAAACACGGTGAGCATCATGACGCACCGCCATGACCATCTCGCCGAAACGGGCGTTAACGGTTAATTCTGTGGGGATATTGCTACCGACCAATGAGTGATAGCGGGCCACCGGCAAGGGGTTGGGCATACCAGCGAACATACCTTGCCCATCGTGATCAATGGCCGAGGCTTTGCCATGCAATATTTCGCCAGCCTGGCCGACATGGCCACCATAGGCCTCAATGATGGCTTGATGACCAAGACAGATGCCGATAATGGGTAACTGACCGCGCAAGCGCTGCAATAACTCGGGCATGCAACCGGCTTGAGCGGGGGTGCCGGGGCCGGGTGACAGCATCAGCACCGGCTGTTCCAACTGCTGCAAGCGCTCAATAATAGTGTCAGCGGCAATCTGATTGCGGTAAATCACCACGCGATGACCACTGGCGCGCAGTTGGTCCACCAGGTTGTAGGTAAAGGAGTCGATATTATCGAGCAGTA comes from Yersinia bercovieri ATCC 43970 and encodes:
- the trpD gene encoding anthranilate phosphoribosyltransferase, which gives rise to MQILLEKLFRAESLSQQQSQQLFAAIVRGELEASQLAAALISMKVRGETPDEIAGAAQALLADAQPFPRPDYLFADIVGTGGDGTNSINISTASAFVAASCGVKVAKHGNRSVSSRSGSSDLLAAFGIRLDMSAEQSRLALDELGVCFLFAPQYHSGFRHAMPVRQQLKTRTLFNVLGPLINPARPPLALIGVYSPELVLPIAQTLKVLGYQRAAVVHGGGMDEVAIHAPTQVAELNNGNIESYEVAPEDFGLGRYPLSALQGGAPEENRDILARLLQGKGEAAQAAAVAANVALLLKLHGQENLRHNAQQALEMIHSGQAFDRVTALAARR
- a CDS encoding glutamine amidotransferase-related protein, producing MADLLLLDNIDSFTYNLVDQLRASGHRVVIYRNQIAADTIIERLQQLEQPVLMLSPGPGTPAQAGCMPELLQRLRGQLPIIGICLGHQAIIEAYGGHVGQAGEILHGKASAIDHDGQGMFAGMPNPLPVARYHSLVGSNIPTELTVNARFGEMVMAVRHDAHRVCGYQFHPESILTTQGARLLEQTLAWVLSPADLKPPRR